One window from the genome of Yamadazyma tenuis chromosome 7, complete sequence encodes:
- the STE11 gene encoding ATP binding (COG:T; EggNog:ENOG503NURD), with amino-acid sequence MSALSKNLDSESPTTSQAVETPNIDLKELKQWLTKSNCQNYYTKFVEQGVTYELVPELDTNALKELGVTKVGDRLKLEIAVSNLKAEKLKKLISIDELYNSLNLYTLASPTYRPSALNIGDYAMTSESTIVQSTDVNVIQNMSQSTINLNQNSAIPENKNSNKNITFILADGSLKKVNVTGCFNAQSIKRKVLRKLGIKSQENKYDTYIQNSNSIDAVSLLYDVELVTICYSPERLEKHRVMLCEKGQYPTSTQVEVSAKIMAKYERFNKAKSINTQQEPAINQPPTLRQVFGQRPPSELISSNLAEYFPEAHHKELEQSIRNSVRYSVRFSRRLPYNGLGLGSNLSVNSSSHKRHSVYSNSTVRNPAPSLNLSDNSSSQQRRLPSGRTIGEMMVNHVNSIEEVVNPGDNYSIFSKPSINSDKSNLSGSQSPYGGDSKYHTTASSNKARLSIAANFVDQSNDNNRYSRIELLNVDSDDEDYDDYFDDGDFIAEYGDLEPSPFLEEDGPKNWLKGARIGSGSFGTVYLGMSPFTGELMAVKQVSLNNSQPESQNLMVEALQHEMLLLKNLNHKNIVRYLGSSISEEHLNIFLEYVPGGSVQSMLMSYGPFEEPLIRNFIRQVLIGLTYLHGEDIIHRDIKGANILIDIKGTVKISDFGISKKITNKSDDSNEPDKKTSRRASLQGSVYWMAPEVVKQTAYTKKADIWSVGCLIVEMFTGKHPFPNFTQMQAIFKIGTHVSPVIPEWCTPEAKEFLTKTFELEYENRPDAIDLLSKSFLNPLIISKQ; translated from the coding sequence ATGTCAGCACTATCCAAAAATCTCGACTCAGAGAGTCCCACCACTTCCCAAGCTGTTGAAACTCCTAACATTGATCTCAAAGAGCTAAAGCAATGGCTAACCAAATCGAATTGTCAAAACTATTATaccaagtttgtggagcaAGGGGTTACATACGAGCTTGTTCCAGAGCTTGACACAAACGCCCTCAAAGAGCTTGGGGTTACAAAAGTGGGAGATCGGTTGAAACTCGAAATAGCCGTCTCCAATCTTAAGGcagagaaattgaagaagcttaTCTCCATTGACGAACTCTATAACAGCTTGAACCTTTATACGCTTGCCTCACCTACTTATAGACCTAGTGCCCTCAATATAGGCGACTATGCAATGACATCCGAATCCACGATAGTTCAGTCAACAGATGTGAATGTTATACAAAATATGAGTCAAAGTACCATCAATTTGAACCAGAACTCGGCTATTCCAGAGAATAAgaactccaacaaaaacatcaCTTTCATATTAGCGGATGGATCTTTAAAGAAGGTGAATGTCACAGGATGCTTCAATGCCCAGTCCATCAAACGTAAAGTGTTGAGAAAGTTGGGTATAAAACTGCAAGAGAACAAATATGACACGTACATTCAAAATTCTAATTCAATTGATGCAGTTAGCTTGTTATATGACGTGGAACTTGTCACGATATGTTATTCTCCCGAACGACTCGAAAAGCATCGGGTAATGTTATGTGAAAAGGGCCAGTATCCTACCAGTACTCAAGTGGAAGTGAGTGCAAAAATAATGGCTAAATACGAAAGGTTTAATAAAGCCAAGTCTATAAATACTCAACAAGAACCGGCCATTAACCAGCCACCGACATTGAGACAAgtatttggccaaagaCCTCCAAGtgagttgatttcttctaATTTGGCAGAATATTTCCCGGAAGCCCATCATaaagagttggaacaaAGTATCAGAAACAGTGTGAGGTATAGTGTGAGATTTTCACGAAGACTACCATACAATGGTTTAGGATTGGGAAGCAACCTTTCTGTTAATTCCAGTAGTCACAAAAGACACTCGGTATACAGTAATAGTACCGTTAGAAACCCAGCTCCTTCCCTCAACCTTAGCGATAATTCCTCATCGCAACAACGCAGACTACCTTCAGGAAGAACTATTGGTGAAATGATGGTGAATCACGTGAATTCAATTGAGGAAGTGGTGAACCCCGGGGATAACTACTCGATATTCAGCAAACCGTCTATTAACTCTGATAAATCTAATTTGAGCGGAAGTCAATCACCTTATGGGGGGGATCTGAAGTATCACACCACTGCTTCATCCAATAAGGCTAGATTATCGATAGCAGCTAACTTTGTTGACCAATCTAACGACAACAATCGATATTCAAGGATTGAACTATTGAATGTGGATTCGGACGATGAGGATTACGACGACtattttgatgatggtgaCTTCATAGCTGAATATGGTGACTTAGAACCAAGTCCATTCTTGGAGGAAGATGGACCTAAAAACTGGTTGAAAGGTGCAAGGATTGGGTCCGGCAGTTTTGGAACTGTGTATTTGGGAATGTCGCCATTCACAGGAGAATTGATGGCTGTCAAACAAGTTAGCTTGAACAATTCACAACCAGAACTGCAAAACTTAATGGTCGAAGCCTTGCAACATGAAATGTTGTTGTTAAAGAATttaaaccacaaaaataTTGTCAGATACTTGGGGTCTTCAATATCTGAAGAACACTTGAATATTTTCCTAGAATACGTCCCCGGGGGATCTGTGCAATCGATGTTGATGTCGTACGGACCATTCGAGGAACCTTTGATACGGAATTTTATCCGCCAAGTCTTGATTGGGTTGACCTACCTCCATGGAGAAGACATTATTCACCGTGATATAAAAGGAGCGAACATTTTGATTGATATTAAAGGGACGGTCAAGATAAGTGATTTCGGGATTTCCAAGAAGATAACTAACAAGAGTGATGACAGCAATGAGCCGGATAAAAAAACTAGCCGAAGAGCATCGCTACAAGGATCTGTTTATTGGATGGCACCAGAAGTAGTCAAGCAAACGGCTTATACCAAAAAAGCTGACATTTGGTCTGTCGGATGTCTTATTGTGGAAATGTTTACTGGTAAGCATCCTTTTCCTAACTTCACGCAAATGCAAGCTATCTTCAAGATTGGTACCCATGTCAGCCCTGTAATTCCTGAATGGTGTACTCCAGAAGCCAAAGAATTTTTGACCAAAACTTTTGAATTGGAATACGAAAATCGCCCAGACGCCATAGATTTACTCTCCAAGCTGTTTTTAAACCCCTTGATCATATCCAAACAGTAA
- a CDS encoding uncharacterized protein (EggNog:ENOG503NY7Z; COG:T), giving the protein MEIPLKSQAKVSLTDIRKLDNSKYHIDNDDTLDTYDDEHQLNKLTRTYSETEVNNFDEETGHRLYDDELFRPKRTYMDQETESGISRLYSRSHGRPFGIEDEYIPGLNFSDMVYKWSDTPDLSRTNSTSSFLDLDDLHARVSPKKIFQGSLTSMSLKRMKTSQSDFDMILDSLPSNFNDMPYSQRKKVVKSINENVDYSQFSVYMKNYFGKKTLAGRLLSSTTDLKKIVPLNVDEKGARVMEYTLGKVIGFGAWGTIRECFDNNQNPYAMKIVSNKKMSVINLFKREIMIWEQLNHPKILKLFKYLETEDSIFCLMDRIKGGTLFELVSKWGVIEGNEDFSEDAQSLGGGPIRPVRSAQSISSFSIPSSRRVELVINFTRQIVKGVQYLHNSGIVHGDIKLENILVDKTKEAEDDWQMIICDFGMSRFYRSRSSTEIRSKSSMSEVRKPYKGESLHSRLLLNELNEKSRSRNNLSIKSMSRSNSPSKSEPTSSSSLESIKKYVREMKAKELKRQSQVDLDLPDSHIGSLPYASPELLLPNPPPLGPSADIWALGILIYTMIMGRLPFQHFYEPRLRAMIIKGKFNRKDLENVLKDHEWVNGLITGCLESDITKRLDIDLIDDMIERNTNTA; this is encoded by the coding sequence ATGGAGATCCCCTTAAAGTCACAAGCAAAGGTATCTCTAACTGATATTCGAAAACTTGATAATAGCAAATATCACATCGATAATGATGACACTCTTGATACGTATGATGATGAACAccaattgaacaagttgactAGAACTTATTCAGAGACTGAAGTCAACAATTTCGATGAGGAAACAGGACATAGGTTGTATGACGACGAATTATTTCGTCCAAAGAGAACCTATATGGATCAAGAGACAGAGTCCGGTATCAGCAGGTTATACAGTCGATCTCATGGGCGTCCATTTGGAATCGAAGATGAATACATTCCTGGTTTAAACTTTAGTGACATGGTTTACAAGTGGAGTGACACACCAGATTTGTCAAGAACCAACAGCACCAGTTcgtttttggacttggatgatttgCATGCTCGGGTTTCCCCAAAGAAGATCTTTCAAGGGTCGCTTACGCTGATGTCATTGAAACGAATGAAGACGAGTCAAAGTGATTTTGACATGATCTTAGACAGCTTACCAtccaatttcaatgatatGCCATACTCCCAGAGGAAAAAAGTAGTGAAGTCGATCAATGAAAACGTTGATTACTCTCAATTTTCCGTATACATGAAGAACTATTTCGGTAAAAAGACTTTGGCTGGCCGATTACTTTCATCGACCACagacttgaaaaagataGTTCCCTTGAATGTTGACGAGAAAGGAGCTAGAGTCATGGAATACACATTGGGTAAAGTCATAGGGTTTGGTGCGTGGGGTACTATTCGAGAATGCTTCGATAATAACCAGAACCCCTATGCCATGAAGATTGTTAGCAATAAGAAGATGAGTGTCATTAATTTATTCAAGCGAGAGATTATGATTTGGGAGCAGTTGAATCATCCaaaaatcttgaaactcttcaaatatcttgaaacagaagattCTATCTTTTGTTTAATGGACAGAATCAAAGGTGGAACATTGTTTGAGTTAGTTCTGAAATGGGGGGTTATTGAAGGAAATGAAGACTTTTCTGAGGATGCCCAATCATTGGGGGGAGGCCCCATAAGGCCTGTAAGATCAGCTCAAAGCATATCCTCTTTTTCCATTCCTAGCTCAAGAAGAGTAGAACTTGTAATCAATTTCACTAGACAAATCGTCAAAGGAGTCCAGTATTTACACAACTCAGGCATAGTTCATGGAGATATCAAACTTGAGAATATCTTGGTTGATAAGACtaaagaagcagaagatgATTGGCAGATGATTATCTGTGACTTTGGAATGTCAAGATTCTATAGGCTGAGGTCAAGCACAGAAATCAGATCCAAAAGTTCCATGAGCGAAGTCCGCAAACCTTATAAAGGAGAAAGTCTCCACAGCAGGTTATTACtcaacgagttgaatgAGAAGTCTCGATCTAGAAACAACTTATCAATTAAATCTATGTCAAGATCGAATTCTCCCTCAAAGAGTGAGCCTACCCTGAGCAGTTCTCTCGAAAGTATCAAAAAATACGTTAGAGAAATGAAAGCTAAAGAGCTTAAACGTCAAAGTCAAGTGGACCTAGACTTGCCTGATAGCCACATTGGATCTTTACCATATGCATCACCTGAACTATTGTTACCGAACCCCCCACCACTTGGCCCATCAGCAGACATTTGGGCTCTTGGAATCTTGATCTATACTATGATCATGGGAAGACTACCATTCCAGCATTTCTATGAACCCAGGCTCAGAGCCATGATTATAAAGGGCAAATTCAATCGgaaggacttggagaatGTTCTTAAAGATCATGAATGGGTTAATGGATTAATAACGGGATGCTTAGAGCTGGATATAACCAAACGATTAGACATTGATCTAATTGACGACATGATTGAACGAAACACAAATACCGCATAA